The following coding sequences are from one Nonlabens arenilitoris window:
- a CDS encoding acyl-CoA-binding protein, whose product MTKEELDKKFQEAFEKASKEEQSLVPLELQLHLYAYYKRAIDEPYVNNRSFETNDLRSAFKMNAIIQVQQISKEEAKQRYVKIIEDLYPKPW is encoded by the coding sequence ATGACAAAAGAAGAACTCGATAAAAAGTTTCAAGAGGCCTTTGAAAAAGCCAGTAAAGAAGAACAGTCATTAGTTCCTCTAGAGCTTCAATTGCATCTTTATGCCTATTATAAAAGAGCTATTGATGAGCCTTATGTCAATAATCGCAGCTTTGAAACAAACGATTTACGCAGTGCTTTTAAAATGAATGCCATTATACAAGTCCAACAAATCTCTAAAGAAGAAGCTAAACAACGATACGTTAAGATTATAGAAGACCTATATCCTAAACCATGGTAA
- a CDS encoding phosphatidate cytidylyltransferase produces the protein MYVSLVVLSALYSRDVFILLFCVFAFICLIELMPMIRLKQWLIYPMLPISYILLVWYDWPATYQPYYSYAIYSLLGATLLVNLYLIRDLVLLNRIPLFNTKKHIIALLYLIGSSLFLALIPDVVEEYKPELLIGIFSIIWVNDSFAYITGKNFGKHKLLERISPKKTIEGFLGGLFMALLAGVALHFYVGVYGLWQWIMLAFIVAFFGTIGDLIQSKIKRQAAVKDSGSIMPGHGGIFDRMDSIIFAAPFAYLFFTILNYVS, from the coding sequence ATGTATGTTTCATTAGTAGTTCTAAGCGCCTTATATTCTAGGGATGTTTTTATTCTCCTATTTTGTGTTTTTGCATTTATTTGTTTAATCGAATTAATGCCCATGATACGCTTGAAGCAATGGTTAATATACCCTATGCTGCCTATCAGCTATATTCTGTTAGTATGGTATGACTGGCCAGCAACTTATCAACCTTACTACAGTTATGCCATATATAGTTTATTGGGCGCTACCCTATTAGTAAACCTCTATTTAATTAGAGATTTAGTTTTATTAAATAGGATACCCTTATTTAATACTAAAAAGCACATTATAGCATTGTTATATTTAATAGGCAGTAGTTTATTTCTGGCCTTAATACCAGATGTCGTGGAAGAGTACAAACCAGAATTATTGATAGGCATCTTTAGCATTATATGGGTTAACGACAGTTTTGCTTATATCACAGGGAAAAACTTTGGTAAGCACAAATTACTAGAACGTATTTCTCCAAAAAAAACAATAGAAGGATTTTTAGGAGGTTTATTCATGGCATTACTAGCCGGTGTAGCACTACATTTTTATGTAGGTGTATATGGATTATGGCAGTGGATTATGTTAGCATTTATCGTTGCATTTTTTGGCACGATAGGCGATTTAATACAATCTAAAATAAAACGTCAAGCTGCTGTTAAAGATAGCGGTAGTATCATGCCTGGTCATGGAGGTATCTTTGATAGAATGGACAGTATTATATTTGCAGCTCCATTTGCTTATTTATTCTTTACAATACTTAACTATGTTTCATAA
- the rsfS gene encoding ribosome silencing factor, producing the protein MTKEKVSTDALIAQMIAGIEDVKGNDITIMDLREIENTVTSYFIICNGNSNTQVNAIVNSIQRKVSKELQENPWHVEGSSQAEWVLMDYVDVVVHVFQKHVREYYDLEGLWGDAKTTVIESTY; encoded by the coding sequence ATGACTAAAGAAAAAGTTTCTACTGATGCGTTAATCGCTCAAATGATCGCTGGAATAGAAGATGTTAAAGGTAATGACATCACTATCATGGATTTAAGAGAAATTGAAAACACCGTAACAAGCTATTTTATTATCTGCAACGGTAACTCCAATACACAAGTAAACGCAATCGTAAACTCCATACAAAGAAAAGTAAGTAAAGAATTGCAAGAAAATCCATGGCATGTTGAAGGTTCTTCACAAGCAGAATGGGTTCTAATGGATTATGTTGATGTTGTTGTACATGTTTTTCAAAAACATGTAAGAGAATATTATGACCTAGAAGGATTATGGGGCGATGCTAAAACTACCGTTATAGAAAGCACTTACTAA
- a CDS encoding LUD domain-containing protein translates to MSIFKKLFKKSTDSESSQNKDAGRSKYMPEEKLPLDERFIHNFTTQGGRFLYSLDESEVQANFEDVLVEHDFFETKVLCTDSNLRNRFNSYNLQFSDIHDDCSFFLTTCEYIIADNGAILFSSNQLKEKKPVDFPETMIVLATASQIVESIGEGLRGIKHRSGSNIPTNITTLKNFEEPKVQEKKDLMNYGVPNKRVYLILLEDL, encoded by the coding sequence ATGAGTATTTTTAAAAAACTCTTCAAAAAATCAACTGATTCTGAGTCTTCTCAGAACAAGGATGCTGGGCGCTCTAAATATATGCCAGAGGAAAAACTGCCGCTGGATGAGAGGTTTATACACAATTTCACTACTCAAGGTGGTAGGTTCCTTTACTCACTAGATGAATCTGAAGTGCAAGCTAATTTTGAGGACGTACTTGTAGAACATGACTTTTTTGAAACTAAAGTACTTTGTACGGATTCTAATTTGAGAAATAGATTTAACAGTTATAATCTTCAATTTTCAGACATTCATGATGATTGCAGTTTTTTCTTAACTACTTGCGAATACATCATTGCTGATAATGGTGCTATTTTATTTTCTTCTAATCAATTAAAAGAAAAAAAGCCCGTTGACTTCCCAGAAACTATGATTGTACTAGCAACAGCAAGTCAAATCGTTGAGTCTATAGGTGAAGGATTAAGAGGAATTAAACATCGTAGTGGATCTAATATACCTACTAATATTACTACTCTTAAGAATTTTGAGGAACCTAAGGTTCAAGAGAAAAAAGACCTAATGAATTATGGAGTTCCTAACAAACGTGTCTACCTCATATTATTAGAAGATTTATAA
- a CDS encoding aspartyl protease family protein: MKSKLIFYYILFFSSTVIAQSYFDLSNKVDKVKVPFVSSANLIIVKAELNNVPLNFIVDTGSDRTLIFGFVGVDSIEVNRGKLMRYQGADRDGYFEAYLSKGNKISLNNDLFNNDSELLILTDDKFDLSAQIGIPIHGLIGSDLFNELLVEVDYQREQLIFYRSNKKIIEDLKNMIVYH; encoded by the coding sequence ATGAAAAGTAAACTAATCTTTTACTATATCTTATTCTTTAGTTCAACAGTAATTGCTCAGTCATACTTCGATTTGTCTAATAAAGTAGATAAAGTTAAAGTACCATTCGTTTCGAGTGCAAATTTGATAATCGTTAAAGCTGAGCTCAATAATGTGCCACTTAATTTCATAGTAGATACGGGATCTGATAGAACTTTAATTTTTGGTTTTGTAGGCGTTGATTCAATCGAAGTTAATCGAGGTAAACTTATGAGGTATCAAGGTGCTGATCGAGATGGTTATTTTGAGGCTTATCTAAGTAAAGGAAATAAAATTTCGTTGAATAATGATTTATTTAATAATGACTCAGAGCTTTTAATTTTAACTGATGATAAATTTGATCTTAGTGCTCAAATAGGAATACCTATACATGGATTGATAGGTTCAGATTTATTTAACGAATTACTCGTAGAAGTTGATTATCAAAGAGAACAACTCATTTTTTATAGATCTAATAAAAAAATTATAGAAGATTTAAAAAATATGATCGTATACCATTGA
- a CDS encoding PDZ domain-containing protein, which translates to MIDTGNSDALWLYSSNKIKVSLPDKGFKDYLGYGLLGEIDGLRSKLHSFQIGDFSLTRPTVSYPNLSTENLNYLKDDFSNGSIGGGMLRRFRILFDYKNEKLVLIPNKYFKNEFYYNMSGMQIKSKGFDIKYSNFNNNNNIEFENQKGIKIYSSSVENSLRLSPKLIVSSVNYNSPASRAGLKIGDQIVKINSRTGLSLTLKSATNYFYQNPYSILKIKYVRNGIVYKTKLQLIPLIE; encoded by the coding sequence ATGATAGACACTGGTAATAGTGATGCATTATGGTTGTATTCATCTAATAAGATTAAGGTATCATTACCTGATAAGGGTTTTAAGGATTATTTGGGATATGGATTGCTGGGTGAGATTGATGGGCTTAGATCAAAACTTCATTCTTTTCAAATAGGCGATTTTTCATTAACCAGACCTACTGTCTCATATCCCAATCTGTCGACTGAGAATCTCAATTATCTAAAAGATGATTTTTCAAACGGCTCTATAGGAGGAGGGATGTTACGGCGATTTAGAATTTTGTTTGATTATAAAAATGAAAAACTAGTCTTAATACCAAATAAATATTTTAAAAATGAATTTTATTATAACATGTCTGGCATGCAAATAAAATCAAAAGGTTTTGATATTAAATATTCAAATTTTAATAATAATAATAATATCGAATTTGAAAATCAAAAAGGGATAAAAATATATTCTTCTAGTGTTGAGAATAGTTTAAGACTATCACCAAAATTAATAGTGTCTTCAGTGAACTATAATTCACCTGCATCTAGGGCTGGGCTTAAAATAGGTGATCAAATCGTTAAAATAAATTCTAGGACAGGTTTAAGCTTGACACTTAAAAGTGCCACCAATTATTTTTACCAAAACCCTTATAGCATTTTAAAAATTAAGTATGTGAGAAATGGAATAGTATATAAAACAAAATTGCAACTTATCCCATTAATAGAATAA
- a CDS encoding phosphatidylserine decarboxylase family protein yields MFHKEGTVSILIGIAVAGILTAIATQISMPNWLSYILIGLGLIFLIIILQFFRNPKRITILDDATIVSPVDGKVVVIEKVQENEYFKGERLMISVFMSPINVHVTRYPIGGQVSYSKYHPGKYLVAWHPKASEENERTTVVVDHKNGQQVMHRQIAGALAKRIVNYAVENESVGQGGESGFIKFGSRVDVYLPVDTPVNVELNQKVKGGVTVLAQF; encoded by the coding sequence ATGTTTCATAAAGAAGGAACCGTTTCTATACTTATAGGAATAGCCGTTGCAGGTATACTTACCGCAATAGCCACACAAATCAGTATGCCTAACTGGCTATCGTATATATTAATTGGATTAGGTTTAATTTTTTTAATTATAATCTTACAATTTTTTAGAAACCCTAAAAGAATAACAATACTAGATGACGCAACTATTGTATCTCCAGTTGACGGTAAAGTAGTAGTTATTGAAAAAGTGCAAGAAAACGAATATTTTAAAGGTGAACGGCTAATGATTTCAGTATTTATGTCACCTATTAATGTACACGTAACTCGCTACCCTATAGGTGGCCAGGTAAGTTATAGTAAATACCATCCAGGCAAGTACCTTGTCGCATGGCATCCTAAAGCTAGTGAAGAAAATGAGAGGACTACTGTTGTGGTTGATCACAAAAACGGACAACAAGTTATGCATCGTCAAATTGCCGGCGCATTAGCAAAACGTATTGTAAATTATGCCGTAGAAAACGAATCAGTAGGTCAAGGCGGTGAAAGCGGCTTTATTAAATTTGGATCAAGAGTAGATGTCTATTTACCAGTGGACACACCTGTTAATGTTGAACTTAATCAAAAGGTAAAAGGTGGTGTTACCGTATTAGCACAGTTTTAA
- the ftsH gene encoding ATP-dependent zinc metalloprotease FtsH: MSEQNKSNQKPGNGKPILPGGGKPKFSVWWIAVPIVLAFLAYSLISDAVNSPKETNKSEFFNYLEDGDVKEVIVWNGRYAEVFLTKEALSNETKHKDALKPSAMNQGKVPQYKFEFGDLEIFQPQLEEAVQNNNLETKVLYKTQDNTFMNAIWSFLPIILLIGVWIFIMRRMSGGGAGGGGGQIFNIGKSKAKLFDQKTDVKTTFKDVAGLEGAKEEIQEIVDFLKNPEKYTSLGGKIPKGALLIGSPGTGKTLLAKAVAGEAKVPFFSLSGSDFVEMFVGVGASRVRDLFKQAKEKSPSIIFIDEIDAIGRARGKSNFSGSNDERENTLNQLLTEMDGFGTNTNVIVLAATNRADILDKALMRAGRFDRQIYVDLPDVNEREEIFEVHLRPLKKVDNELDTSFLAKQTPGFSGADIANVCNEAALIAARKGKKAVDKQDFLDAVDRIVGGLEKKNKLITPSEKKTIAYHEAGHATVSWMTEHAAPLIKVTIVPRGQSLGAAWYLPEERQIVRPEQMLDEMCATMGGRAAEKVIFNNISTGALSDLEKVTKQARAMVTIYGLNDKVGNITYYDSSGQQEYSMSKPYSEETAVIIDQEISKIIEAQYQRAIKILEENKDKLTQLAEVLLEKEVIFKDDLENIFGKRPFIKEEAVALKSSTRTIAPVTNSKEEEE, encoded by the coding sequence ATGTCTGAACAAAATAAATCAAATCAAAAACCTGGAAATGGGAAACCTATATTACCAGGAGGCGGAAAACCTAAATTTAGTGTATGGTGGATTGCAGTACCTATTGTACTAGCTTTTCTGGCTTATTCACTGATAAGCGATGCCGTTAACTCTCCAAAAGAAACTAATAAGTCTGAGTTCTTTAATTATCTAGAAGATGGAGATGTAAAAGAAGTCATCGTTTGGAATGGCAGGTATGCTGAAGTATTTCTTACTAAAGAAGCCTTAAGCAACGAGACAAAGCACAAAGATGCTTTGAAGCCTAGTGCTATGAATCAAGGTAAAGTACCGCAGTATAAATTTGAATTTGGTGATTTAGAAATTTTTCAACCACAACTAGAAGAAGCCGTTCAGAACAACAACCTAGAGACTAAAGTTTTATATAAAACACAGGATAACACGTTCATGAACGCGATATGGAGTTTCTTGCCTATTATTTTATTAATAGGTGTATGGATTTTCATTATGCGTCGCATGAGTGGTGGCGGTGCTGGTGGTGGCGGTGGCCAGATATTTAACATAGGAAAGTCTAAGGCAAAACTTTTTGACCAAAAAACTGATGTAAAGACAACTTTTAAAGATGTTGCCGGATTAGAAGGTGCAAAAGAAGAAATACAAGAAATAGTAGACTTCTTGAAAAACCCAGAAAAATACACGTCTTTAGGTGGTAAAATCCCTAAAGGTGCCTTATTAATAGGTTCTCCAGGTACAGGTAAAACGTTACTTGCAAAAGCTGTTGCTGGTGAGGCAAAAGTTCCATTTTTCTCATTAAGCGGATCGGATTTTGTAGAAATGTTTGTAGGAGTAGGTGCCAGTAGAGTGCGCGATCTTTTCAAGCAGGCAAAAGAAAAGTCCCCATCCATTATTTTCATTGATGAAATAGACGCCATAGGACGAGCAAGAGGTAAATCTAATTTTTCTGGTTCCAATGATGAACGTGAAAACACGCTGAATCAATTACTAACTGAAATGGATGGTTTTGGCACAAATACAAACGTAATTGTACTTGCAGCAACAAACCGTGCAGACATACTGGATAAAGCATTAATGCGCGCTGGTCGTTTTGACAGGCAAATTTATGTTGACCTTCCAGACGTAAATGAACGTGAAGAAATTTTTGAAGTGCACTTGCGACCTCTTAAAAAGGTGGATAATGAATTAGATACCTCATTCCTAGCAAAACAAACACCTGGATTCTCAGGTGCAGACATTGCTAATGTGTGTAATGAAGCTGCTCTTATTGCCGCTAGAAAAGGTAAAAAGGCTGTTGATAAGCAAGATTTTCTAGATGCTGTGGATCGTATCGTAGGTGGACTAGAAAAGAAAAATAAACTTATCACACCGTCAGAAAAGAAAACTATTGCATATCATGAAGCTGGTCACGCTACTGTAAGCTGGATGACAGAACATGCTGCGCCATTAATTAAAGTTACTATTGTACCGCGTGGTCAATCTTTAGGTGCTGCATGGTACTTACCAGAAGAGAGGCAAATTGTACGACCAGAACAAATGCTGGATGAGATGTGTGCCACTATGGGTGGACGTGCTGCAGAGAAAGTTATTTTTAATAACATTTCTACAGGTGCTTTAAGTGATCTAGAAAAAGTCACTAAACAAGCTCGTGCTATGGTTACTATATATGGGCTTAATGATAAAGTAGGTAACATTACATATTATGATTCTAGCGGACAGCAAGAATATAGTATGTCTAAGCCTTATAGTGAAGAAACAGCTGTGATCATTGATCAAGAAATTTCTAAAATTATTGAAGCACAATACCAAAGAGCAATTAAAATTCTAGAAGAAAATAAGGATAAATTAACGCAACTTGCAGAAGTTTTACTTGAAAAAGAAGTAATCTTTAAAGATGATTTAGAAAATATCTTTGGAAAAAGACCTTTTATAAAAGAAGAAGCAGTTGCATTAAAATCATCAACTAGAACTATTGCACCAGTAACTAATTCAAAGGAGGAAGAAGAATAG
- a CDS encoding DUF1573 domain-containing protein has protein sequence MKNIFLLLIAIGFGQFLNAQDESTLDKNTSVKFVETTIDYGRIEKGSDGVRTFTFTNTGDHPLKIYNIYSACNCDIVAQPEEPIAPGEKGEIKVKYDTEKVGPIVKTITANTNTKEKLIPLNLIGEVLPASADNKDEEEKMKM, from the coding sequence ATGAAAAATATCTTCTTATTATTAATAGCAATTGGATTTGGACAATTTTTAAATGCGCAAGATGAGTCTACGCTTGATAAAAATACCTCCGTAAAATTTGTTGAAACTACAATCGATTATGGAAGGATAGAAAAAGGCAGTGATGGAGTACGCACGTTTACTTTTACTAATACTGGCGACCATCCTTTAAAGATTTATAATATCTATTCGGCATGTAATTGTGATATAGTAGCACAACCTGAGGAGCCTATAGCACCTGGAGAAAAAGGTGAAATAAAAGTGAAATATGACACTGAAAAGGTGGGACCTATTGTTAAAACAATAACGGCCAATACAAATACTAAAGAAAAACTTATCCCTTTAAATTTAATTGGAGAAGTGCTACCTGCGAGTGCAGACAACAAGGATGAGGAAGAAAAAATGAAGATGTAA
- a CDS encoding valine--tRNA ligase yields the protein MSLAAKYDSKTTEDKWYKYWMENDFFKSVPDERESYTIVIPPPNVTGVLHMGHMLNNTIQDVLIRRARLKGFNACWVPGTDHASIATEAKVVKKLKEQGIDKNDLTREEFLKHAWDWTDEYGGIILDQLKKIGASCDWSRTKFTLDDDMSASVIKVFVDLFNKDMIYRGFRMVNWDPEAQTTLSDEEVIYEERNGHLYHLKYQIKGSDDYISIATTRPETILGDTAICVHPEDERYTALVGKTVIVPIVNREIPIIADEYVDMEFGTGALKITPAHDENDKKIGETHHLEVIDIFNADATLNSYGLHYEGKDRFVVRKEISNELEEKGFLINKENHVHKVGTSERTGAVIEPRLSDQWFLKMEDLAQPAIKAVREDIVELLPAKFKSTYFHWMENVRDWNISRQLMWGQRIPAYFYGDGKEDFVVATCIEDAVTLSRKRTKNENLQAKDLRQENDVLDTWFSSWLWPISVFNGVLEPENEEINYYYPTRDLVTGPDILFFWVARMIVAGYELRDEKPFDKVYLTGLVRDKQRRKMSKSLGNSPDALGLIDDYGADGVRVGLLLSAAAGNDIMFDEDLCQQGKGFVNKMWNAYRLIDGWEVDETLSQPTYALQGLNWYKSRFAQVLNEVEDHYSKYRISDVLMTSYKLIYDDFCGWLLEIIKPEYQKPIDPKTLHQVIRLFEDNLRLMHPFTPFITEELWQSIAVRDVNDALCVNTWPVADVMNVDLLNDFILVQDVISGIRTVRKEKQIAFKNEISLSVINNEQLSSEYDSLIMKMGNVSQIEIVKEQVAGAASYRVKSNEYFIPLEGNIDVAAELEKLAGELKRAQGFLIGVQKKLGNERFVNNAAVEIVEKEKQKEADTLAKIETIQASMKALNG from the coding sequence ATGTCCTTAGCAGCAAAATATGATTCTAAAACCACAGAAGATAAGTGGTATAAGTACTGGATGGAGAATGATTTTTTTAAGTCAGTCCCAGATGAGCGTGAGAGTTACACGATTGTTATTCCGCCACCTAATGTTACAGGTGTACTGCATATGGGGCATATGCTTAACAATACTATTCAGGATGTACTTATAAGAAGAGCACGTTTGAAAGGTTTCAACGCATGTTGGGTTCCAGGTACAGATCATGCATCCATTGCTACTGAAGCTAAAGTTGTTAAAAAACTTAAAGAACAAGGCATTGATAAGAATGATTTAACTAGAGAAGAGTTTTTAAAACATGCATGGGATTGGACTGATGAGTACGGTGGTATTATCTTAGATCAACTTAAAAAAATAGGCGCCAGTTGTGATTGGTCTCGCACTAAGTTTACTCTCGATGACGACATGTCAGCATCTGTGATAAAAGTATTTGTTGATTTATTTAATAAGGATATGATTTATCGTGGTTTCCGTATGGTTAACTGGGATCCCGAGGCACAGACTACTCTTAGTGATGAAGAAGTCATCTATGAAGAACGTAACGGTCATCTATATCACTTAAAATATCAAATAAAAGGAAGCGATGATTATATTTCAATTGCTACTACAAGACCTGAGACTATACTTGGAGACACTGCGATCTGTGTACATCCAGAAGATGAACGTTATACGGCCCTAGTAGGCAAAACTGTAATCGTTCCTATTGTTAATCGTGAGATACCTATAATAGCTGATGAGTATGTAGATATGGAGTTTGGTACAGGAGCACTTAAAATTACACCTGCACACGATGAAAATGATAAGAAAATAGGAGAGACGCATCATCTTGAGGTAATAGATATTTTTAATGCAGATGCGACATTAAATAGCTATGGATTACATTATGAAGGCAAAGATCGCTTTGTAGTTCGTAAAGAAATTTCTAATGAATTAGAAGAAAAAGGTTTTTTAATTAATAAAGAAAATCATGTTCATAAAGTAGGTACGAGCGAGCGCACAGGTGCCGTTATTGAACCACGATTGAGTGATCAATGGTTTTTAAAAATGGAAGATCTTGCCCAGCCTGCAATTAAAGCAGTACGCGAGGATATAGTAGAGCTATTGCCAGCAAAATTCAAGAGTACTTACTTTCACTGGATGGAAAACGTAAGAGACTGGAATATCTCACGTCAATTGATGTGGGGACAACGCATACCAGCATACTTCTATGGTGATGGTAAAGAGGATTTTGTTGTAGCTACTTGTATTGAAGATGCTGTTACGCTTTCGCGAAAGCGAACTAAAAACGAAAACTTGCAAGCCAAAGATCTACGACAGGAAAACGATGTTCTAGATACATGGTTCTCGAGCTGGCTATGGCCAATAAGCGTGTTTAATGGTGTGCTGGAGCCAGAAAACGAAGAAATCAATTATTATTACCCAACAAGAGATTTAGTTACTGGGCCCGATATTCTGTTTTTCTGGGTAGCACGTATGATTGTTGCGGGATATGAATTGAGAGATGAAAAGCCATTTGATAAAGTTTACCTTACTGGTTTAGTACGTGATAAACAACGTCGCAAGATGTCTAAGTCTTTAGGGAATTCTCCCGATGCACTAGGGTTAATAGATGATTATGGAGCAGATGGTGTGAGAGTAGGCCTTTTATTAAGCGCAGCAGCAGGAAATGACATTATGTTTGATGAGGACTTATGTCAACAAGGAAAAGGTTTTGTAAATAAAATGTGGAATGCCTATAGGTTAATAGATGGATGGGAAGTTGATGAGACACTATCACAACCTACATATGCACTACAAGGTCTAAACTGGTATAAGTCTAGATTTGCCCAAGTTTTAAATGAGGTAGAGGATCATTATTCTAAATATAGAATAAGCGATGTATTGATGACTAGCTATAAGTTAATATATGATGACTTTTGTGGATGGTTATTAGAAATTATTAAGCCAGAATATCAAAAACCTATTGATCCTAAAACCCTTCATCAGGTGATTAGACTATTTGAAGATAATTTGCGATTAATGCATCCATTTACGCCTTTTATTACTGAAGAGTTATGGCAATCGATTGCAGTTAGAGATGTAAATGATGCATTGTGTGTAAACACATGGCCAGTTGCTGATGTTATGAATGTAGATTTACTAAACGATTTTATACTCGTTCAAGATGTTATTTCTGGAATACGTACAGTTCGTAAAGAAAAACAAATCGCTTTTAAAAATGAGATTTCCCTAAGTGTTATTAATAATGAACAGCTGTCTAGTGAGTACGATAGTCTAATTATGAAGATGGGTAACGTATCTCAAATTGAAATTGTAAAAGAACAAGTTGCTGGTGCAGCTAGTTATCGTGTAAAATCAAATGAATACTTTATACCTCTTGAAGGCAATATTGATGTTGCTGCTGAACTTGAAAAACTTGCTGGTGAATTGAAAAGAGCTCAAGGATTTTTAATAGGTGTTCAAAAGAAACTGGGTAATGAACGTTTTGTAAATAATGCAGCTGTAGAGATTGTTGAGAAAGAAAAACAAAAAGAAGCAGATACTCTAGCAAAAATCGAGACGATACAGGCCAGCATGAAGGCTTTAAATGGATAA
- a CDS encoding biotin--[acetyl-CoA-carboxylase] ligase, with the protein MQIVKLHATTSTNDELRARFRESETQHLTAIYSLSQSQGRGNRGSTWSSENGKNLTFSVLVTENISGITPFELNQIVSVAMVQWLKKDLNVQAKIKWPNDILSVQMKLAGILIENTYQKGKWTHSIVGIGLNVNQEEFEDLPRAVSLKNLTGQTFKLEVLLVQFLSHLDKALKNKNQTIEKYLKYLFKYRQQMSFKINGQDIVAMVYGVTENGELLLEKEGQITAYDLKQVRWNY; encoded by the coding sequence TTGCAAATAGTCAAATTACATGCCACTACATCAACTAATGATGAATTGAGAGCACGCTTTCGCGAAAGCGAAACACAACACCTCACTGCTATTTATAGTTTATCGCAGTCACAAGGTCGTGGTAATCGTGGATCTACGTGGTCTTCTGAAAACGGTAAAAACCTGACATTTAGTGTTTTAGTAACAGAAAATATTTCTGGAATAACTCCTTTTGAGCTTAATCAAATTGTGTCTGTTGCGATGGTGCAGTGGCTTAAAAAGGATTTAAATGTACAGGCCAAAATAAAATGGCCTAACGACATCCTGTCAGTTCAAATGAAATTAGCAGGCATTCTTATTGAAAATACTTATCAAAAAGGTAAATGGACGCACTCGATAGTAGGAATAGGTCTTAATGTTAATCAAGAAGAATTTGAAGATCTACCGCGAGCAGTTTCTTTAAAAAATCTTACCGGGCAAACTTTTAAGCTAGAAGTGTTGTTAGTGCAATTTCTTTCTCATCTAGATAAGGCTCTTAAAAATAAGAATCAAACTATTGAAAAGTATCTTAAATATCTATTTAAGTATCGTCAACAAATGAGTTTTAAAATTAATGGGCAAGATATCGTTGCAATGGTATATGGTGTAACAGAAAACGGTGAATTGCTCCTTGAAAAAGAAGGGCAAATCACCGCTTATGATTTAAAACAAGTGAGGTGGAACTACTAG